A genomic stretch from Kovacikia minuta CCNUW1 includes:
- a CDS encoding hemopexin repeat-containing protein, with product MTTMNLASVSGRTEGSDVDASSPQFTAIPSTLVYGNLIDVSMAWDGTLWAVDEQGSAYQFDPIQQVWQPHGSGIDAAAVTPDGTTYLFQGNQYVVVKSGTQAASIPQAIADTWTLPNSFQLGITGAATVSGKLIFFKGGLYIPADGSAPAAKLTDLANWSQTDTWKAGVIDAVGSDSSGSIYLFRNGQFISVDLINKKVLTQPQPIANFPGWQNRLPAEWFTGIDAVCHFSNGTCAVFRGTAIALLQPNTTGVVTAQFIADFYANWPSTWLPKLLHAPSGRVGALWSVTANNGIVYHDGTIWNNASLPNQAKAMTVSVGADNSVHAATTDALHRLDNGNWTQVAPASFNVSQVAVGDSSRVWLRDDANNVYRYNSTNNSFDAIELVGEATHITANPDGTVWHCNSNDANTYRFISEGAAGSKLMTVADNVTSVQRVTSTSFGTSYCLAQHQDNSQQLYRYDSPYVFKTSDTYEMTLGTAIVYGYSKLFVVCGVIPTFYLAALDAQTGVEQWRYPFPNGCSNPIIDFVSNRLYLGTGNNGTIVALDVHSGELVWESSPTGAAIFTAPGLNGNLLAVINANGTLFLKDTTASPEQYLWQKQLGSGTASTPPPIFLNNQICGSDPAGKAYCVNVSDGSVVWNQAHYQVMDAALVVKEGSDFYSYFFHNGSVLKVNQSDDKPINKDPDRTITNYFPGVFEQGVDAAFRLDLSVPAPDNSNTSPSYLYFFRGNSCIKVDESKKKVQPGYPKPIAEEFSYFPAEFQQGIDASVQYGESATAGAGLVFCGNQVIEVNFVHGELISGPTLISQQFQNWPAAFQQGIDAAIVYPQAIYLFREQNYIILDRSLNLTAGPIEIAEGFPEFQKFPAFTQGELISAASVSVQVQSDALGNPSLYFCNATSLLAIDGKTGFLRWFTMPSSGQFFAPSVQLSQQTLYVGNGTNLSAIDALTGKHAWTTQFVPQTNLTVQSNMVVDSGFLYFGCSTNEVYKFNLDTQQVEEVWETGQTEILNLSPQLINGTLYVGGFKPNSLGQILAVRFDAAVQDFIVESQLMQDYDAVSSGSEDLKTVARYQTHVTIVDDVKAPRANESVKVWAESDEVITVLIDGQPFSISTTQCAIVHTAPDGTLTIVSDADDLFATPLRLWAGFMDVHERIVVYPDREFHSSLANVTADPTNTDPNTINLATAQGYNNQPLLKDQSNAQQIASTIQNTMAIVTASPSNSTLQADPGSSKYTPYSDLPGMSYFPCNTPVVRSALIQTPSAWSTTAPTAENWLAGMDAACTDYADNTYLFCGSQVIKVDASRQVVEGYPKALSDACPTWSPDLQQGIDAAATRNPQETYIFKGSQYMVVKPDTLEVVQPLQPISTTFTQWPYDFQQGIDAIVPWNDGTGWFAYIFKGQWILRAEWQQSLTTVDPRYLPYGIRITDATLGFTNLPNAFQQGIGAGTVLLTSEQAYFFRGEQAIAITMTTRSAIAPAFALNDATHGYPGLPAPTADSRLVHTELAVADAHLAIDQMQTQWIDGFDSAVRFAPLNNAASGQFVYLFKGTECIKLEESTLNVVPNYPRPIRDEFPYFPESFNQSIDAGIQFAENGEALLFSGSQYIRVNFATGTLEEGPKEIAAGLPSLPAAFQSGIDAAVVYPDRLYLFAGNQCVAIDRSTFHPLSGYEQGKPIATEFAELSPSFQEGLSNAFNVLTNNGINVAYLLKGDRVVAMDETSKQFLPGYTSAGKLISEVFPNLPDVTKVLGVGGFLSWFRSLWDKVKRGIADIAHVVISIGKEVYCGIRFIVNGVVHVIKGIIHDVIDAVSNIGAIFKAIRKAIKDVVEAFSILLHFDEIFKTQTFLINQFNQVDSLLKQKISDQVGDIPGWFDRIKLDISDAINYFIGKIDSDDIQTLEDIKANLPDDVSKLHGSGTTSHTLFTTGPKDKSKPASSHSVVCTWGLNKIKENYRKATEPSTNLLLSSASLPSSIVKVIEDFAENVVSDVSGDFDNFNTLFKQHFHITSIEDFCKMALTILLTALEDLINACIDLIKDLIIGILTAANEMLDWFLGDNGMFAGVVDIPILSALYRKFTGENLSFLNLITLVFSIPITMVYRVVEGHYPSLYLQQELLEDSSNQVALRVFGILIGLAYFANGIFSGFSDGASAAGNKQVPFLGKIATLISVAIQVAQSTVLLLTPKVSKTDWIVLFLGFPPLFASAIEETIVQAPATSFTTLIQFGTYLIQKGVDEKAEDWIAFAGNLTGAVPNIAQPLKLFGPETVEVSVVLLAALDFYCNTATAGCTFTETALNWDQ from the coding sequence ATGACAACTATGAATTTAGCCTCAGTATCAGGAAGAACAGAAGGAAGTGATGTTGATGCTTCATCTCCTCAATTCACTGCAATTCCTTCGACGCTGGTGTATGGCAATCTGATTGATGTTTCAATGGCGTGGGATGGAACGCTGTGGGCAGTGGATGAGCAGGGATCGGCTTACCAGTTCGACCCGATTCAGCAAGTGTGGCAACCCCACGGTTCCGGCATTGATGCCGCCGCTGTGACACCGGATGGCACGACTTACCTGTTTCAGGGCAATCAATACGTTGTCGTGAAAAGTGGGACGCAGGCAGCGTCGATTCCGCAGGCGATCGCTGACACCTGGACATTACCTAATTCATTTCAATTGGGTATCACAGGCGCAGCAACGGTTAGCGGTAAGCTAATTTTCTTTAAGGGCGGGCTGTATATCCCGGCAGATGGTTCGGCTCCAGCCGCGAAGCTAACCGATTTGGCGAACTGGAGTCAGACAGATACGTGGAAAGCTGGGGTGATTGATGCAGTCGGGTCAGACAGCAGTGGATCTATTTATTTGTTCCGCAATGGTCAATTTATATCCGTGGATCTGATCAATAAAAAAGTTCTGACTCAGCCTCAACCGATCGCCAACTTCCCAGGTTGGCAGAACCGACTTCCGGCAGAATGGTTCACGGGAATTGATGCCGTCTGTCACTTCAGCAATGGCACCTGCGCTGTCTTTCGCGGCACTGCGATCGCGCTGCTCCAACCCAACACGACGGGGGTTGTAACGGCGCAATTCATTGCTGATTTCTACGCCAACTGGCCATCCACCTGGTTGCCTAAACTACTTCACGCACCCAGTGGCCGGGTTGGTGCGCTTTGGAGTGTCACCGCGAATAATGGTATTGTCTACCATGATGGCACAATCTGGAATAACGCATCGCTGCCCAATCAAGCCAAAGCAATGACCGTTTCTGTGGGGGCGGATAACAGCGTTCATGCAGCAACGACTGATGCATTACACCGTTTAGATAATGGCAACTGGACGCAAGTTGCTCCTGCTAGCTTCAATGTCAGCCAGGTTGCTGTGGGAGACAGTAGTCGCGTCTGGTTACGGGACGATGCAAATAATGTTTATCGCTACAACAGTACAAACAATTCCTTTGATGCGATCGAGTTAGTGGGTGAAGCGACTCATATTACGGCGAACCCTGATGGCACTGTATGGCACTGCAACAGTAATGATGCCAATACTTACCGATTTATTTCTGAAGGTGCGGCAGGCTCAAAATTGATGACCGTTGCAGATAACGTGACGAGTGTGCAGCGAGTAACCAGTACTAGCTTTGGCACCAGTTATTGTCTCGCACAACACCAGGACAACAGCCAGCAGCTTTATCGCTACGATTCTCCCTACGTTTTTAAGACCTCAGATACCTATGAGATGACACTTGGAACGGCCATTGTTTATGGCTATTCCAAACTATTTGTCGTTTGTGGCGTGATCCCAACCTTTTATCTGGCTGCTTTAGATGCTCAGACGGGGGTTGAGCAGTGGCGCTATCCATTCCCTAACGGATGCAGCAATCCGATCATTGATTTTGTCTCTAATCGCCTCTATCTGGGTACGGGCAATAATGGCACGATCGTTGCATTGGATGTCCATTCGGGTGAACTGGTTTGGGAGTCAAGTCCGACTGGGGCTGCTATTTTTACCGCACCCGGGTTAAATGGCAATCTTCTGGCAGTGATCAACGCCAACGGAACACTGTTTTTGAAAGACACAACCGCCAGTCCTGAGCAATATCTGTGGCAGAAGCAACTGGGTAGCGGTACTGCTTCAACACCTCCTCCGATATTTCTCAACAATCAGATTTGTGGCTCGGACCCCGCAGGCAAGGCTTACTGTGTGAATGTATCCGATGGCTCGGTGGTGTGGAATCAAGCCCACTATCAGGTGATGGATGCAGCCCTGGTTGTCAAAGAAGGGAGTGATTTTTACAGCTACTTCTTTCACAACGGTTCAGTGCTCAAAGTGAATCAAAGCGACGATAAACCGATTAATAAGGATCCAGATAGAACTATCACTAATTATTTTCCGGGTGTTTTTGAACAAGGGGTTGATGCAGCATTCCGCCTTGATCTATCTGTTCCAGCCCCAGACAACTCAAACACGTCTCCCTCCTATCTCTACTTCTTTAGAGGCAACTCCTGCATCAAAGTTGATGAAAGTAAGAAGAAGGTGCAACCAGGCTATCCGAAGCCAATTGCCGAGGAGTTTTCCTATTTCCCAGCCGAATTTCAGCAGGGAATTGATGCCTCTGTTCAATATGGGGAGTCAGCTACAGCAGGTGCAGGATTGGTGTTCTGTGGTAATCAGGTTATTGAGGTGAACTTTGTTCATGGCGAATTAATTTCGGGTCCGACATTGATTTCCCAACAGTTTCAGAACTGGCCTGCCGCCTTTCAACAGGGCATTGATGCGGCGATCGTTTATCCCCAAGCAATTTACCTATTCCGAGAACAGAACTACATTATCCTCGATCGCTCTCTCAATCTGACAGCAGGGCCAATCGAGATCGCCGAGGGATTTCCAGAGTTTCAGAAGTTTCCAGCCTTTACCCAGGGCGAACTCATCTCAGCCGCTTCAGTTTCCGTTCAGGTTCAGAGTGATGCTCTAGGGAATCCTTCACTGTATTTCTGCAATGCAACCAGTCTGCTTGCGATCGATGGAAAAACAGGTTTTCTGCGATGGTTCACGATGCCTAGCAGTGGACAATTTTTCGCACCGTCAGTGCAGCTCAGTCAACAAACCCTTTATGTTGGGAATGGCACGAATCTCTCTGCGATCGATGCCCTAACTGGGAAACACGCATGGACAACGCAATTTGTGCCTCAGACGAATCTGACCGTTCAGAGCAATATGGTGGTGGACAGTGGCTTCCTCTACTTTGGCTGTAGCACCAATGAGGTCTACAAGTTCAATCTTGATACTCAACAGGTTGAAGAAGTCTGGGAAACGGGACAGACAGAGATTCTCAACCTTTCGCCCCAACTGATCAACGGCACTCTATATGTGGGTGGATTTAAACCCAATTCATTGGGACAAATTCTTGCCGTCCGGTTTGATGCTGCTGTACAGGATTTCATCGTTGAATCTCAGTTGATGCAGGACTACGATGCGGTGTCCAGTGGTTCAGAAGACTTGAAGACCGTTGCCCGTTATCAAACCCATGTCACGATCGTCGATGATGTCAAGGCTCCCCGTGCCAATGAGTCGGTCAAAGTTTGGGCAGAGTCAGATGAAGTCATTACCGTGCTAATTGACGGTCAGCCCTTCTCGATCAGCACAACCCAATGTGCAATCGTCCACACGGCTCCAGATGGCACCCTCACTATTGTGAGTGATGCAGATGATTTGTTTGCCACTCCTTTGCGGCTCTGGGCTGGCTTCATGGATGTGCATGAGCGGATTGTGGTGTATCCCGATCGCGAATTTCACAGTTCCCTCGCCAACGTGACCGCTGACCCGACGAATACCGATCCCAACACGATTAACCTGGCAACGGCACAAGGCTACAACAATCAGCCCTTATTGAAGGATCAGTCAAACGCCCAACAGATCGCCAGCACGATTCAAAATACAATGGCGATCGTCACTGCGTCCCCCAGCAACAGCACTCTGCAAGCTGATCCGGGATCTAGCAAGTATACGCCCTACAGTGACCTACCGGGAATGTCCTATTTCCCCTGCAATACGCCCGTTGTGCGTTCTGCCCTGATCCAGACGCCCTCTGCCTGGAGTACCACTGCCCCCACTGCCGAAAATTGGCTGGCTGGAATGGATGCCGCCTGCACCGACTATGCTGACAATACTTATCTGTTCTGCGGGAGCCAGGTGATTAAAGTGGATGCATCCCGGCAAGTGGTAGAGGGCTATCCCAAAGCATTGAGTGATGCCTGCCCCACTTGGTCGCCCGATTTGCAGCAAGGTATTGATGCAGCGGCAACGCGGAATCCCCAGGAAACCTATATCTTTAAGGGGAGTCAGTACATGGTGGTGAAGCCGGACACGCTGGAGGTAGTGCAACCACTTCAGCCAATCAGTACTACGTTTACCCAATGGCCCTACGATTTTCAGCAGGGAATTGACGCGATCGTGCCTTGGAATGATGGAACAGGTTGGTTCGCCTATATCTTTAAGGGACAGTGGATTTTACGTGCTGAGTGGCAGCAATCCTTGACAACCGTAGACCCCCGCTACCTGCCCTATGGGATTCGCATTACAGATGCAACGTTGGGCTTTACCAATCTGCCGAATGCTTTCCAACAGGGAATTGGAGCAGGAACCGTCCTTCTTACAAGTGAACAAGCCTATTTCTTTAGGGGTGAACAGGCGATCGCAATCACCATGACAACCCGCAGCGCGATCGCTCCTGCCTTTGCGCTCAACGATGCCACTCACGGCTATCCTGGTTTGCCTGCCCCTACCGCTGACTCCCGTCTGGTTCACACCGAATTAGCTGTCGCCGATGCCCACCTGGCGATCGACCAAATGCAAACCCAGTGGATCGATGGCTTTGATAGTGCAGTTCGCTTTGCTCCTCTTAACAATGCTGCTTCTGGTCAATTTGTTTATCTGTTTAAGGGAACTGAGTGCATCAAGCTGGAAGAGTCTACCCTGAACGTCGTTCCTAACTATCCGCGCCCGATTCGAGACGAATTTCCCTACTTCCCTGAAAGCTTTAATCAATCCATTGATGCAGGAATTCAGTTTGCCGAAAATGGTGAGGCGCTCCTGTTTAGCGGTAGCCAGTATATTCGCGTGAATTTTGCTACGGGTACATTGGAAGAGGGACCCAAAGAAATTGCTGCGGGTTTGCCGAGTCTGCCTGCTGCTTTTCAATCAGGGATTGATGCTGCTGTGGTCTATCCCGATCGCTTATATTTATTCGCTGGAAATCAGTGCGTTGCCATCGATCGCAGCACCTTCCATCCCCTATCCGGCTACGAGCAGGGCAAGCCAATTGCCACCGAATTCGCAGAACTTTCTCCCAGTTTTCAGGAGGGGCTAAGCAATGCGTTTAATGTGTTAACAAATAATGGCATCAATGTGGCTTACTTGCTTAAGGGCGATCGCGTTGTTGCTATGGATGAAACTTCCAAACAGTTTCTGCCGGGTTACACGTCGGCTGGAAAACTCATTTCAGAAGTCTTTCCTAACCTCCCTGATGTGACAAAAGTGCTGGGTGTGGGCGGCTTTTTGAGTTGGTTCCGCAGCCTGTGGGATAAGGTGAAGCGAGGCATTGCCGATATTGCCCATGTGGTGATCAGTATTGGCAAAGAAGTCTATTGCGGCATCCGATTTATCGTGAATGGCGTGGTGCATGTCATCAAGGGAATTATTCACGATGTGATTGATGCTGTTAGTAACATTGGGGCAATCTTCAAAGCGATCAGGAAAGCCATTAAAGATGTCGTAGAAGCTTTCAGCATTCTGCTCCATTTCGATGAAATCTTCAAGACACAAACCTTCCTCATTAACCAGTTTAATCAGGTTGATAGCTTGCTAAAGCAGAAGATCTCAGATCAAGTAGGTGACATTCCGGGATGGTTCGACAGAATCAAATTAGATATTTCAGACGCAATCAACTACTTTATTGGCAAGATCGACTCAGACGACATTCAGACTCTGGAAGATATTAAAGCGAATCTGCCGGACGATGTCTCTAAACTTCATGGATCAGGGACAACCAGTCATACGCTATTTACGACAGGTCCAAAAGATAAAAGTAAGCCCGCCTCCTCTCATTCAGTTGTATGTACTTGGGGACTGAATAAAATCAAGGAGAACTATCGAAAAGCAACCGAACCCTCAACAAATCTACTCCTGTCTTCTGCAAGTCTTCCATCTTCCATTGTCAAAGTCATTGAAGACTTTGCTGAAAATGTAGTGTCTGATGTCAGTGGAGATTTTGATAATTTCAACACCCTTTTCAAGCAACATTTCCACATCACTTCAATCGAAGATTTTTGTAAGATGGCACTAACCATTCTTCTAACAGCTTTGGAGGATCTGATCAATGCCTGTATCGATCTGATTAAGGATTTGATTATTGGAATCTTGACCGCTGCAAATGAGATGTTGGACTGGTTTTTGGGGGATAACGGAATGTTTGCTGGGGTAGTTGACATTCCGATTCTTTCTGCTTTGTATAGGAAGTTCACGGGAGAAAATTTGTCTTTCTTGAACTTAATAACTTTGGTCTTCTCTATTCCAATCACGATGGTTTATCGTGTGGTTGAAGGACACTATCCCTCCCTTTATCTTCAACAGGAATTATTGGAGGATTCATCTAACCAGGTAGCATTGCGAGTATTTGGGATACTCATTGGATTAGCATATTTTGCGAACGGAATATTTAGTGGGTTTTCAGATGGAGCAAGTGCTGCAGGTAATAAGCAAGTTCCATTTCTAGGCAAAATTGCAACACTAATCTCCGTAGCTATCCAAGTCGCGCAATCGACTGTGCTACTTCTCACACCAAAAGTATCAAAAACGGACTGGATTGTATTGTTTCTAGGATTTCCGCCCCTTTTTGCATCGGCCATTGAAGAGACGATCGTGCAAGCACCTGCAACTTCGTTTACAACTTTGATTCAGTTTGGTACGTATCTAATCCAGAAGGGAGTTGATGAAAAAGCTGAGGATTGGATTGCATTTGCCGGTAATTTGACAGGTGCTGTACCAAATATTGCTCAACCTCTCAAGTTGTTTGGTCCAGAAACGGTTGAGGTTTCTGTTGTGCTTCTAGCAGCACTAGACTTTTACTGTAATACGGCAACAGCAGGCTGCACGTTTACAGAAACTGCTCTTAACTGGGACCAGTAA
- a CDS encoding beta-1,3-glucanase family protein, which produces MKLTITNKTNYANQSIYFYVIGLVGYVEKVNPGWWNYLKPDGTLQRCTLSDNGSDGFADYAIPLNMSESTTVIDLPQLTSGRLYISINDRLKIKVNADPKQPHGIGLALPAGWVTDPNYNILFDSFEFTYNSGGMNCNTTQVDMFSIPITVQLIGQQTQSRGELVAGGRSKIFSDIKANSDFAKLAVQDTKGSDLRVIAPGHGIDAGLFAADYLDAYIKSCWTEGKSYTVTLQDSDYKGTYIGTISDGKLNFYDVSDPTKNMICSIPQPTTNEALSCSGVLAGPNTLPGAIQARIAAALNRTTLLANSQQPTCDPTAFYQNSPTNFYSKIRHTYHKDGNCYGFPYDDVCSLYSSDMSDPAPAELNLTLEAF; this is translated from the coding sequence ATGAAACTGACAATCACCAACAAAACAAATTATGCCAATCAATCCATTTACTTTTATGTAATCGGATTGGTTGGTTATGTTGAGAAGGTCAATCCTGGTTGGTGGAATTATCTGAAGCCTGATGGAACACTGCAACGTTGCACTCTTAGCGATAATGGCTCAGATGGTTTTGCGGACTATGCCATTCCACTCAATATGAGTGAATCCACTACCGTTATCGATCTACCTCAACTCACGTCGGGCAGACTTTACATCTCAATCAATGACAGGCTAAAAATTAAAGTCAACGCTGATCCAAAACAACCCCACGGAATCGGTTTAGCCTTACCCGCTGGTTGGGTGACTGATCCCAATTACAACATCCTGTTTGATTCCTTTGAATTCACATATAACAGCGGTGGAATGAATTGTAACACCACCCAAGTTGATATGTTCAGCATACCAATTACAGTTCAGTTGATAGGTCAGCAAACACAATCTAGAGGAGAACTAGTTGCAGGCGGACGCAGCAAGATCTTCTCAGATATCAAAGCAAATAGCGATTTTGCAAAATTGGCGGTGCAAGACACAAAAGGTAGTGACTTGAGAGTCATTGCCCCTGGACACGGAATTGATGCCGGACTTTTTGCAGCGGACTATTTGGATGCCTACATCAAATCCTGTTGGACTGAGGGTAAAAGCTATACGGTAACGCTTCAAGACTCTGACTATAAAGGCACCTACATTGGAACGATCTCGGATGGCAAACTTAACTTTTATGATGTCAGCGACCCAACAAAGAACATGATTTGTTCCATCCCCCAACCCACTACAAATGAAGCCCTTTCCTGTAGCGGGGTATTGGCGGGTCCCAACACCTTGCCGGGTGCAATTCAGGCACGGATCGCAGCAGCATTGAATCGAACGACCCTATTAGCGAACTCCCAACAACCCACCTGCGACCCCACTGCTTTTTACCAAAACTCGCCCACCAATTTTTACTCGAAGATCCGGCATACCTATCACAAAGATGGCAACTGCTATGGCTTCCCCTACGATGATGTGTGTAGCCTTTATAGTTCAGACATGTCAGATCCGGCTCCAGCTGAATTAAATTTAACATTGGAGGCATTTTGA
- a CDS encoding orange carotenoid protein N-terminal domain-containing protein, with protein sequence MSFTIDSARSIFPGTQVADAVPEIVQSFNQLNAEDQLALLWFAYTEMGMTITPAAMQVANMVFAEATLTQIKQMSALEQTQVMCDLVNHTDTPICQTYSSFGTNVKLGFWYQLSEWMQQKIVAPIPKGYQLSKEATDLLKAIRQLEGGQQLTVFQDIVVNMGYAPTGGTPTVKKPVVPPKEAAPRTKVSIKGINNATVLGYMDNMNAFDFHAAVALFAPEGALKPPFQEPISGQENILAYMRDECYGLKLLPEQGVSEPAKAGFTQIKVTGKVQTPWFGDKVGINLAWRFLLNPEGQIFFIGIDVLASPQELVDLGLVR encoded by the coding sequence ATGTCTTTTACTATCGATTCAGCCCGTTCTATTTTCCCTGGCACTCAAGTTGCTGATGCTGTTCCAGAAATCGTTCAATCATTCAATCAACTTAATGCTGAAGATCAGTTAGCGTTACTTTGGTTTGCTTACACTGAAATGGGCATGACCATTACTCCCGCTGCCATGCAGGTCGCCAATATGGTATTTGCCGAAGCAACCCTGACTCAAATTAAGCAGATGTCAGCGTTGGAACAAACGCAAGTAATGTGTGACCTGGTTAATCATACAGATACGCCGATTTGCCAGACCTATTCGTCATTTGGCACCAACGTTAAGTTGGGCTTCTGGTATCAGTTGAGCGAGTGGATGCAACAGAAAATTGTGGCTCCGATTCCCAAAGGCTATCAACTGTCTAAAGAGGCAACCGATTTGCTCAAAGCCATCCGTCAACTGGAAGGAGGACAGCAACTCACCGTATTCCAGGATATTGTTGTTAACATGGGGTATGCCCCAACGGGTGGGACTCCAACCGTCAAAAAACCTGTGGTTCCCCCGAAAGAGGCTGCACCTCGAACCAAAGTCAGCATTAAGGGCATCAACAATGCGACTGTCCTGGGCTATATGGACAATATGAACGCCTTTGATTTCCACGCGGCTGTGGCGTTATTTGCCCCAGAGGGTGCCCTGAAGCCGCCTTTTCAGGAACCGATCTCAGGGCAGGAGAACATTCTCGCGTATATGCGAGACGAATGCTACGGACTCAAGCTGTTGCCAGAGCAAGGGGTTTCTGAGCCAGCCAAAGCAGGATTCACCCAGATTAAAGTGACGGGGAAAGTGCAAACTCCCTGGTTTGGCGATAAGGTTGGGATCAACCTGGCATGGCGGTTCTTGCTCAATCCTGAAGGTCAGATTTTCTTTATCGGAATTGACGTGTTGGCATCGCCGCAAGAATTGGTGGATTTAGGTTTAGTTCGATGA
- a CDS encoding DUF3240 family protein — MSSSLAKGTLVTIIGEAVLQDRLIQLLTKLGVSGYTLIPAQGAGSHGRRMGDMAGYNTNIEIKTIVTSEASNQLLEDLKPLQSNHALIAFRQTVDGLFD; from the coding sequence ATGTCCTCTTCTCTCGCAAAAGGTACTCTGGTCACCATTATTGGTGAAGCTGTCTTACAGGATCGGTTGATCCAACTGCTGACAAAGCTTGGAGTCTCTGGCTATACGCTCATTCCAGCCCAGGGCGCAGGCAGTCATGGCAGACGCATGGGTGATATGGCTGGCTATAACACCAATATTGAAATCAAAACGATCGTGACTTCGGAAGCATCTAATCAATTATTGGAAGACCTGAAACCCTTGCAATCCAATCACGCTTTAATTGCGTTTCGACAAACAGTAGATGGTTTGTTTGATTAA